A single region of the Plantactinospora soyae genome encodes:
- a CDS encoding MmcQ/YjbR family DNA-binding protein, with product MVTVAEVRALARTLPRTTEHLIRDRVKFRVGSIVYVAFSRDESTMGFGYPKEERAALIAAEPDLFLLPPTADLRFNWVCCHLDRLDHGHMTELVSEAWRMVVPRFLARQRLGQ from the coding sequence ATGGTTACCGTCGCCGAGGTACGAGCGCTGGCCCGTACGCTGCCGCGAACCACCGAGCACCTGATCCGCGACCGGGTGAAGTTCCGGGTCGGCTCCATCGTGTACGTCGCCTTCTCCCGGGACGAGTCGACGATGGGCTTCGGGTACCCGAAGGAGGAACGTGCCGCGCTCATCGCCGCCGAGCCGGACCTGTTCCTCCTGCCTCCCACCGCCGACCTGCGCTTCAACTGGGTGTGCTGCCATCTCGACCGGCTCGACCACGGGCACATGACCGAGTTGGTGAGCGAGGCGTGGCGGATGGTCGTACCCCGGTTTCTCGCCCGGCAGCGACTGGGTCAGTAG